TCTTCGGGTGCACGCGCAAGACCATGGCGCGCGCGTTGCGCAGGTTGTCGATGGCCGCGGCGCACATGTCCACCAGCAGCTCCGGCTCGCGCTCCAGGTCGCGGCCGAGGATCTTCTCCGTCATCTTCAGCGCCAGCGCGATGATGTCCTGCTCCTGGGACTGGAGCATCTCCCCGGCCTGCATCTTCGCGCGCAGCAGCAGCTCCGTCGCCTGGGCAATGCCTTCCTGCCGGCCCAGGTCCTTCGCCTTGGCGAAGAGCTCCTCCTTCTCGCGCTGGGCCTCGGCGAGGATGCGCTCACGCTCGCGCTGGGCCTCCTCGATGATGCCCTGGGCGCCCTGGCGCGCCTCGAAGACCTCGGCGTTCATCACGCCCGCGCGCGGCGGACGCAGCGCCGGCCGCTCGGACGTGGCGACGACCACCGACTCCGCCAACCCGTCCCCCTTGATTACCTTCCCGATCGCCATGGGCCGCTCCTTGCAGACCGGATGCTAGCGCGTTCCGCCGCGCGGTCCACGCCCTCCCGGACCGCCCGCGTCATCCGGGGCCGGCCGGTCGGTGGGAGGGGGGCGCCTGCGGCCCACCTGGGTTCCCTCCGAGGACCGGGAGGAGGAGGACGCCTGGCTGGAGAGCACGCGCGGGGGACGCTCCGGAGCATCCCCCGGTTCGGGACGCGCCGCGGGACGGGCACCGGTGCGCGAGCGCAGCACCCGGGCCCCGTCGGTGGACTCCCCGGAAGACTCCGGGCGCCGGGGCGCGCGCTCCTCCGCGTCGGCGGGAGGCCGCGCGGGGCGCTCGGCCCGGACGGAGCGGCCCTCGGGCGCGTCCGGCTCCGGCGGGCGTGACGCACCGCGTGCGCCCAACCTCGAGGGCGGCGGGCCAATGCGGGCGCCCTGCGGATCCGGGCGGGCCGGACGCGAGGGCCGGGATGCGTCCGGCTCACGGCGGCTGGGAACAGCCCCGGTCGACGCGCGGGGCGCGGGGCCCACCGACGAGCCTCGATCCACCGGCATCCGGCGGATCTGCGAGCCCCCGGCCTCTCCTTCCGGCGCCCCCGTGGACGCGCGGGGCGCGGGGCCGCGCTCCAGCGGCATCCGGCGGATCTGCGAGCCCCCGGACTCCCCCTCTGGCGCCCCCGTGGACGCACGGGGCGCGGGGCCACGCTCGCGCTCCACCGGCATCCGGCGCATCCGCGAGCCGTTCGCGTCTCCTTCCGGCGAGGCCATGGACGCACGGGGCGCGGGGCCCACCGACGAGCCCCGCTCCTCTCCCGGGGGCGGACGCGGACGTCCACCGGGGGCAGCGCCCGGCCCCGCGTCACGGCTGGACGCCGCACCCGCGCGACGGGCGGCGCGCTCGGCCATGAAGTCGCGCCTGGCGCCGGCATCTCCCGCGGCCTCGTCGTCGGCGGGACCCGCGTCCCGCATGGGCCTGGGAGGCCGGAGCGCGGGCGCACGCGACGGATCCGCGGCGGTGGGACGCTGGGCCTCGCGCGGTGCCGGGGGTGCCGCGGCGGCGGGACGGGCTCCCGGGGCCGGGGCGGCCTTGCGCGCTCCCGGCGGTGGAGGCAGCACGGCGGAGGGGCGCGGCGGCGGCGCCGTCAGGCGGACGGGCCGCTCGATGAGGCCGCGCACGGCCAGCCGCTCCAGGTCCATGACGATGTCGGTGCGGCCGCCATCGCCCCGGGCCGTCGGCCGCGAGCGCTCCTCGCGCACCCACTTCGCCAGCAGGTGGCCGAACTCGCCACGGTGCTTCTCCAGCATGCGCGCGGCGAACTCCGGGGACTGCGCCACGCACGCGCGCGCCAGCCGCTGCACGCCCGCGCTGCGGATGGCCCCGGCCAGGCGGCTGAAGCCTTCGTGCAGGTTGATCTGCGCGCGCGCGTCCTCCTCCGGGAGCTTGCGCGGCGCATTGGCCGCCACGGACTTGCTGGCGAGCTGCAACAGGTCCGGAGGCAGCGACTCCATCAGGCCGTTCAGCTCGCCTTCGGGGAGCCCCGCCAGCGCCGGGCCGAGCACGCGCGCCCCCAGGCGATCACTCACCGTGAGCAGTTCGCGCGTCTGGAGGTTGAGCACGTCCGCGAACTTGAAGCCCGCGGATTGGCCGGCGACCTCGCGCGCCAGCGCCTCCTCCAGCTTCCAGCGGATGATGTCCAGGACCTGGGGCCGCACCTCGCGGGTGAGCTTCACGCGCGAGGGCGGCAGGTGGCCGCGCACGGCCTCCGCCATGTTGCCGGGCAGCGCGCGCAGGGTGACCTCCACCAGGGCCCCGCGCTCGCGCTGGAGCAGCGCCGCCAGCCGCTCCGGATCCGCGGTCCACAGCTGGCCGCGCCGGTCCTTCATCAGGCGCTTGAGCTCCTGCACCACCGCGGGCAGGCGCTTCTCGCGCGGAATCTGGAGGATCTCCTGCGCGCGGTGGCGCAAGAGCGCGCCCTCCTCGTCCGGCAGGTGCTCCAGCGCCGCCATGCTCTCCTGGCCCCCGAAGGTGACCGCGGTGAGCAGCATCATGGTCTGGCGCTTGCTGAGCGAGGTGAAGAAGGAATCCAACGGTCACCTCGCGGGCCCCCAGGTGGCCCGCTGAAGATAGAAGACGTGTCCCCGGCCTGGAGGACACGTCCCGCGGTCCGCCCCAGGAGGGCCGCGGGAAGCGACGTTCGGGACTACTCGGTGCGGCCGCCGCGCGCACGGGCGGGGCGCGCCGCCGCGGCGGGGGCACCGCCACCGGAGCCGCCGCGCATGAAGGTCCACGCGGTGACGCCCATCATCGCCAGGATGAGCGCGAACGCGCCGCCGAGGATCATCTTGAACGTGCTCGCGCTGGCGGCCGTCATGCGAACGCCCAGCACGTCCTGGAGGCGGTTGGTCTCCGTGGTCTCCGCCGTGGGGGCCATGGCCTCCGTCATCAGCACGGTGACGGCCTCCGGCTTGAGCTCCGACACGGAGCTGGCGACGAACTGCTTCACCGCGTCCACCGTGACGGGGGGCTTGCCGCCCTCCACGGTGCGGTACTTGATGAACACGGAGGCCGACGGCATCGGCTTGTTCTCCGGCTGCGACAGGTCGTTGTTCTCCGGCACCATCACGATGGCGCGCGCCTCCAGCACGCCGTCGATCTGGTTGAGCGCGTTGGAGACCTCACCCGCCATGGCCTTGAGGAGCATGGCGCGCTCCTCCGTGGCGGTGGGCACCATGCTGCCCTTGGCGAAGTGGGACAGGCCCTTCTCCACCGGGCGCGGCAGCGAGTTGCGCTTCAACAGCTCCGCGGCCTGGGCGGCGTCGCCCTTGGGGACGACGATGGTGAAGCGCACTTCGTTGCCGCCCTCCGCCTTCTCCTTCTTGGCGTTGATGCCGTTCTTGCTGAGCAGGACGTAGATTTCATTCGCGTCCGCCTCCGTCAGCTCGTGCTGCAGCTCGATGGAGCAGCCGGTGAGGAACAGCAGGGCGAGGAGCGGGGCGGCGTAGACGGACGTTCGGCGAGTCATGGGCGCGCGTAGCTTAACAGGGCCCTTGCAAAACGCGGAAGGGCGCCCCCTCCCGAACCCCGGGAGGGACCGCCCTTCGCATGCCGCCATGGCCCGGCGGGGTGGGGACTTCAGACCTGCGTCTTGACGACGTCCTTCAGGCCGCTGGTGGCCTTCTCGACGACCTTCGAGGTGAGGTCCAGCTCCTGCGAGTACTTGTACATGGACGCCTGGAGACCGAGCAGCTCCGCGTTGGACATGTTCTTGCCGGAGGAGGCCTCCTTGATGAGCTTGTCCATGCTGACCTGGCCCTTCTCAAGGCCGGAGACGAGGTCGGAGACCATGCCGCCCGACTTGGTCGTCTTCGAGGCTTCGGCCTTCGCGTCCACGGGCTCCGCGCCCTTGGCCGTGGCGGGCTGCTGGGCAGCGCCGCTCACCTTGTTCAGGTTGGCCTTCTCCGCCTTGTTGACGGTCTCCACCTGGCGGACGGAGTCCACCTTCTGGGTGGCCTGCGCGGCCTGGGCCTTGTTCACGTTCTGGGCGGCGTCCGCCTGGCCCGCGCCCTGCGCCTTGTCAGCGAGAACTCCGTCGAACTTCGACGCGCCCGTCTTCTGCGTCTGCTGCGCGCCCTGGTCCTGCAGCTTTTGCTGCGCTACCTGTCCCGCGGAGATGCCGCTCATCGGAGCCGCCATGTGACACCCTCCTTGCATCCGTCGAGGGGGGAGGGAGTTCCTCCTCCTCGTTCAAGAGTTCCTTGAGCCGGTCAATGGCGCGCGCGTGAAGCCGCGACGCCCAGCTCTTCGACTGCCCGATTTCAGCCCCTGCCTCTTCCAGCGTGCGGCCCTGGAAGTAATAGCCCTGCAGGAGCTTGCGCTCTTTCTCCGGAAGCTTCTCGATGGCCGAGCGCACCCGGTTCTTCAACTGCTCCATCTCCAGGCGCTGATCCGCCGGGAGCGATTCATCCACGTAGCCCGCCGCCTCCGCCCCTTCCGCCCCCGCCGCGAAAACCGCCGCGAGGCCCGCCACGGCATCCGAGATGTCTCCAATATCATCGTCGAATGACGCCCCGCGGTTGCTTGCGCCCTGCTCGCGGTCCGCCAGATTTCCCAGATACGCCGTCGCGCGCTCGCCTTGATAGGCCGTGCGGGCGTCGGCGCCGCGCAGGACGCCCATCTTCCTCAGACCGTCGAAGATGGCGCCCTTGATGCGGTAGTGGGCGAAGGTGAGGAAGTTGGCACCCACCTTGGGATCGAAGCGCTCCGCGGCTTCCAGGAGGCCGATCTGCCCATAGGCCAGCAGTTCATCCAGCTCCAGCTGGGCATTGAACTGCTTGCGCACGGTGGCCGCGAGCGACCGCACGTACGGGCCGTACTTCTCCAGGATGACCTTCCTGTCTTCACCCAGAGGCAAGCGGCGCGCTCACTCGGCCTTGGACCACAGCCGCTCGAGAACCTGGTTCAGCCGGGGATCATCCTGCAGCGCCCCGGCGATGCGGCCCGTGAGGGCAGCGGACTTCATGTTCAACTTCTCCTGGAGCACCTCTGAGACGAGCGCCTTCGTCGCCTCCTCCTTGCTCTTGAAGCCCCCGTTCTTCAGCCGCTTGGCGATGGCGAGTGCCTGCGCCGCGATCGGATCCGTGGCCTGGGGGCCCTGGACGTTGCTGGAGCCTACCAGACCCGAGGGCCCAACGAGAGACTCCGTGCGGTCCACCTTGCCGCCAAAGGACGCGCCAGAGGCACCCGACGGACCGGACGCCCCCTTCACGCCGCCCGCGCGGCCCTTCCCACCCCCACGTCCGACTCCACCGACAGCCATCGACGTACCTCCTTTTCCTGCCTGCTACTTCTTCGGCGGAGGCAGGGCCCCCGCTTCCTTCGCCTGGATGAGCGCCTGGGCCAGCTTCGCGCCGTCGCTTTCCGGCTCCAGGTCGATGGCGGCCTTCAGTTCCTTGAGGGCCTCCGGCACCTTGCCCATGAACAGCAGGGCCTCCCCGGCGTGTGCCCGGGGCAGCGACGACAGGGGCGCCAGGCGCTGGGCCACCCGGTAGGCCGCCAGGGCCTTGTCGTGCTTGCCCTGCGCGAACTCCACGGCGCCCAGGCCGATCTGCGGCACTTCGCTCTTGGGCATCAGCGCGGCGGCACCGACGAAGACCTCCTTGGCCTTGTCGAAGTGACCCATGTCCAGCCACAGGTAGCCGGACTCCAGCAGGACCATGGCCGGCTGGCGCGCCAGGGGCACGAGGCTGTTGGCAATCTCCGAGGGGGTCTCCGCCATGGACGTCGCGCTGCCTTTCTGGTCGCCGGAAGCACGGAAGGCGGCCGTCGAGGGCCGCCTTCCTTGCACCGGTCAGATTCCGCTGTCGGTGAAGACTAGCGGATGTTGCCGATGGAGTTCTTGGTCGTATCGTGCCGCGACTTCATCACGTTGGAAACAGCCGTGAAGAGCTGCGACTCGTGCTGCATGGCGGACTGCATGTTCAGCAGCTTGACGTTGTCGTCCATCATCGACTTGAGCGAGCCGTTCATGTTGAGCTGGTCGCCCACGCTGCCGCCGCCCGAGGCGGAGCCGACGCTGGTGCCGATGGTGGAGGCGGAGCCGCCCGTGGAGGGCAGGCCCGTGCCCGCACCGGGCAGGTTGGTGGAGGGCACCGCGCCGGAGCCGGTGTTCATCACGCCGACGTAGGGGCCGCCCGCCATGCCGGAGCCGGAGGCGCCGGAGAAGGTCTGCGCGGAGGAGACCGCGGCGGAGACGATGCCGGCACCGGGAACGAAGCCCGCCACCGCGCCCACGCCCGCGCCCACGGCGCCGACGGTGCTGTTCAGGCCGTTCTGCACGCGCGCGCCAAAGCTCGTGTTCGGCGTCTGCCGAGCCGTGGTCATCTGGGTGTTCATGCGCAGGTTCGGGCCCATCATGCCGCTGTCGATCTTGCTCATTTCAGCCTCCGCGCTGGTGCCAGCGTTGATTCAAAAGGGGAGCCGGGGATCATCCCGTGGCTCTTTCAATGGATTATCGGGAGAGCCAGCCGCCGGTTGCCTGCTGGTGACGAGAAATCGTCATGGCTCCCGAAAAGCCCGTCATTTCCGGCCCTTGGGCTGCTTCGACTCCGCGACGAGCTTCTCGCGGACGTCCACGAGCAGGGCCAGGAGCTCCTCGGACCGCGCGATCGCAGCCTGGGCCTTCTTGCCGACTTCCGCGCGCGGCCCCTTGAGTTCGGCGAGTCCCTGCTTCACGGGCGCGAAGAGCGCCTGGACGTCGCTGGCGGAGGCCTTCTCGATGAAGGTCTCGACGGCGGGATAGGACGGGACAGGCAGTTCCTGGGGCTGGGGCTGCGGCGCGGAGGGCCTGGCGGGCGGGGGCATCGAGGTCACGATCTCCTGGCGGGGAGCAGGCCATGCGGCCAGCCTCCGCTCTTTCCCCAGCACGCTAGGTGAATCCGGAATCGGCTTCAAGCACCCCACCCGGCGGCTGGAGTGCCGGTTGTCGGGTCTGGACCACGTCCCACGGGCCGGGGAGCGAACGGGCACGCACGCGGTCTTCTCCCCCCGACCTGTCCCCCGCTCCCATCACCCCTAGCTTTTTCCCAGCGGGGGGCCGCGCAGGTGACACCCCGTCCCACTCACATCATCCGGGAGAGATTCCATGAAGAAGCTCATCGGGGTTTTCGCGTCCGTGGCGCTGTTGGGTTCGGGCGTGGCCTTTGCCCAGGACAGCGCGACGCAGGGTTCGCAGCAGCCGTCGACGTCCTCGGGCAGCATGCAAGGCTCGTCCAGCGGCAGCTCGGACGCCATGGGCGGCTCGGGGTCGTCCGCCGCGCACTCGACGGGTTCGTCCTCGTCGAGCATGACGGGCGCCAACGAGCTGACGGGCAAGGTCGTCAAGAGCGAGAGCAAGAAGGTCTACATCAGCAGCACCGGCGGCGCGGTGGTGCCCCTGGACATCGACAAAAACACGCAGTTCACCGACCCGAGCCTGAAGAACGCCAAGAGCCTGAAGGAGGGCCAGGAGATCCGCGCCAGCTTCCAGGTGAAGGACGAGAAGAACATGGCGACCAGCATCTCGCCGAGCCAGGGCACGGGCGGCTCGGGGTCCGACGTGATGTCGCCGGACTCGTCCATCAACGAGGGCACGGGCGGCTCGGGCATGGATGACAAGAACCAGGACATGGGCAAGGGCAACGGCTCCACGATGAACCCGGACACCGGCTCCAGCACGGGCTCCAGCAGCTCGCCGAAGACGTACTAGTCCCGCCTCTCCCCTCCCCTGTCCTCCTCCCGCCTGGGAGGGGGACGGCCGGCGCGCGGCCCTCCGTTCCTCAGGTGGGCCGCGGGCGTCTTTTTCGTGATGGGAGCTCCGCTTGGGCGGAGCAGGAGCGGCATGGTTCACGAGGCCGACGTCATCATCCTGGGCGCGGGCGCCGCGGGGCTCGCCGCGGCCGAACGATTGATGGGCAAGGGCCTGCGGGTCATCGTGCTGGAGGCGCGCGACCGCGTGGGCGGCCGCGTGGCGACGATACGCGACACGGTGGCGGACGTGCCCCTGGAGCTGGGGGCCGAGTTCGTCCACGGCAAGCCCGCCGCGCTGCTGCGGCGCATCCGCCGGGCCGGGCTGACAGTGAGCCCTTGCAACGACACGCATGCGCTCCTGTGGCGGGGGAAGCTGGACGACGGGGAGGAGTCCTTCGCGTTCCAGGAGCCCTTGAGGTCCGCGAAGGCACCCGACCGTCCCATGGCGGAGTGGGTGGCGGAGCAGGCGCGTCTCCACCAGTGGCCGCCCGTCGTGAGCGCGATGGCGCGCTCGTACGTCCGGGGGTTCTACGCGGCGGATCCGGACGTCGCGAGCACGCTCGCCATCTCCCGGATGGAACGGACCGCGGAGGCCTCCGGGGGCACGACGCCGTCACGCGTGCTGGAGGGATACGACCGCGTGCTGCACGCGATGGCCGCGAAGCTGCTCGCGAAGCCGGGCACGCTGTTCCTCAACGCGGTGGCCGAGGAGGTGCGCTGGAAGCCGGGCTCGGTCCGCGTGCGGGCCCGGACGCGGCAGGGCACTCCGCTCGGGACGTTCCAGGGTGGGCACGTGGTGGTGACGCTGCCCGTGGGCGTGTTGCAGGCGAAGCCCCCCGCCCCTGGCGCCGTGCGCTTCGTGCCGCGCGTGCGTGCGCACGAGCGCGCATGGAACCGGTTGGCGATGGGCGCCCTGGTGAAGATCCTCCTGCGCTTCCGCACGCCGTTCTGGCGGGAGCAGGAGGCCACCGCTCGCTTCGGCTTCTTCCATGCGCCCGCCGCCCCGTTCTCCACGTGGTGGACGCTGGCGCCTCACCGGCGCACGCGGCACCTGGTGGGCTGGAGTGGAGGCCCCTCCGCGGCGGCGTTGTCCGGCTCGAGCGACACGGTGGTGCTGAGGCGCGCGCTCCAGGGGCTGTCCCAGCTCTTCCATCGCTCCGTGCAGGAGCTGAACGAACAGTTGGAGGCGTGGCACGTGCAGGACTGGCAGGGCGAGCCGTACACGCGCGGGGGCTACGCGGTCATTCCCTCGGGCGCGATGGACGCGGTCGAGGCGCTCGCCAGGCCCGTTGGGAGCACGCTCTTCTTCGCGGGCGAGGCCACGCACGTCGGCGGTGATGAGGGCACCGTGCATGGGGCGCTTGAGACGGGCCGGCGCGCGGCGGACGAGCTGTTGGCCCGGCGCTCGTAGGCTTGAGCCCCCGTCGCCCTCCAGGCGGGCCAGCGGGCGGAGGGGCGGTGGCCGCGATGTGGCAGCGTTCGCGCGTGGACATGTTCACGGCATGCGCCTCTGGATTGCCCTCGTCGCGGGATTGAGCCTTGGACAGACGGTGGAGGTGGAGCCGTTGCCTCCGAAAGACCCGTCCGTGAGGGACCCTGCCGCCGCCGCGCTGCAGGATGCCTACGAGCAGGCCGCGGACGACCTGGACGGTGCGCGTCCTCCACAGGGCTATGTCGTCCAGAACCCGTCGGACCCGACCGAGAGCAACTACCGCACGCTGACGCCGGTGCTGCCCGATGGCAACGCGCCGGTCACTTCGGGCGAGGTCGCGGTCCAGGAGTCACAGAAGTACGTGGCTCCTCCCGTTCCCACGGTCTTCGACCAGCAGGCCGCAGCCAATGAACCGGCGGCAACGGCTGAATCCCAGCCCCAATCGGGCACGGGTGGCGCGGGCGCGGCGGGCACTTCTTCGACCGAGGGAGGAACCACCGCGGGACAGTCCGATACCGGCGCGGGCGCGGCTGGGACGTCGCCGGCCGCCGGGCCCACGAGCGCGAACGCCCCGGGCTTCGGTGGCACCTACGACACGGGCGCGTCGTCCTCGGCGGCTCCGGGCAATGTCGCGTCGGGCAGCTCGGGCGCGCCCCCGCTGGATTCATCAAGCGTGACGGTGCAGGAGCCGGGCACCGCGACGGGTGGCTCAGGTGCCGCCGGGACGACGGGGACCGGGACCGCTACCCCCGAGACCGCTACGGGTGGCACGGGGGGTGCCGGAACCGCTACGCCCGAGGCCGCCACGGGTGGCGCGGGTGGCGCCGGGACGACGGGCACTACCGCTCCGGGGGCCGAGGCTCCGACCACTCCGGAGGCCGCGACGGGTGGCTCGGGTACGGGGACCGCCGCTCCGTCAGGCTCCACCGCCGTGCCTCCGACGGGAACGACGGCACCGGTTCAGGGTGGAACCTCGGCCGTGACGCCTTCGGGCCAGACGACGTCCACTCAGCCGCAGGCGCAAGGGGCTGCCGCCCCGAACGCCAACGCGGCCAACGAGGAACTGAAGGCCCTGCGCCAACGCATCGCGGATCTGGAGCAGGACCTGGAGGCCCGCGACACGCGCGCCACGGAGCGCACCCAGGCCGTGCAGTCCCAGGTGGATACGCACGAACAGCGCGCCTACCAGACCGAGCGCAGCCGGCAGCAGCGACTGGCGCGCATCCAGTCCGGCGGCCAGTGGATGCTCGCGGCGGATCAGGCGCTGGAGCAGGGCGAGCTGGGCGTGGACAACGCGCTGGGCATCGCCGACCAGGACTTCTCCGCCGTGCGCCAGAGCGCCTCGACCGATGGGCAGGGCTCTGTCGTGGTCCAGGCCGAGCGCATCCGCGCGCAGATCGCCCTCGCGCGGGACGCCGCCGGCCGCCGGGACATCTACGCCGCGCGCATCGCCCTTCAGAACGCGGGCTACATGCTGCAGTTGGCGCGCGCCGCGAACCTGGAGCGCTCGGGCACGTCCAACTCCCTGCTCAATCCGTGATGCGTGGGGTGGCGCGGGCCGGCGCGTCCGCGGGCCTCGCGATGAGGTAGCCCTGCACGAAGTCCACGCCGTGCCGGCGCACCCAGGACAGCTCCTCGGGCGTCTCGATGCCCTCGGCCACGGTCTGGATGCCCAGCTGCCGGGCGATCTCCAGCAGCTTCTCCACGATGGACGCCTTGTAGGGGTCCGCGTGGACGCCCCGGACCAGCTCCATGTCCAGCTTCATGAACTCCGGCCGGAGCTGGTGGATGAGGTTCAGCGACGAATAGCCCGCCCCCAGGTCGTCCAGCGCCACCTTGAAGCCCGCCGCCCGGTAGAAGTCCACGATGGAGCGCAGGTGCGCGGCGTTCGCGGCCCGGTCGGATTCGATGATCTCGAAGACGACGTGCGACTCCGGGATGCCCGACTCGCGGATGGCCGCCACCGTGGAGCGCAGGCAGAAGGCCGGGTCGTAGATGGCCGTGGGCGTGAAGTTGATGAACAGGTGCGTGCTCAGCTGGTGCCGCACCGCCTCGCGGATGGCGGTGGTGCGCGCGGCCAGGTCCAGTTGGAACAGCAGGTCCGCTTCGCGCGCCGTGTCGAACATCCGGTTCGGCGGCACCAGCGCCCCATCGCGGTCGCGCCCTCGCAGCAGCCCCTCGTGCGCGAAGATGCGGGAGGTGTCCTGCGCGTGG
This genomic stretch from Corallococcus caeni harbors:
- a CDS encoding FliH/SctL family protein, with product MAIGKVIKGDGLAESVVVATSERPALRPPRAGVMNAEVFEARQGAQGIIEEAQRERERILAEAQREKEELFAKAKDLGRQEGIAQATELLLRAKMQAGEMLQSQEQDIIALALKMTEKILGRDLEREPELLVDMCAAAIDNLRNARAMVLRVHPKTAAVLRAKRPVLMELIGRTVDLAIKEDPEVAPVGCIVQTEFGTVDAQLPTQLEMLQNLLQPDTARKPGPP
- a CDS encoding type III secretion protein, whose translation is MTRRTSVYAAPLLALLFLTGCSIELQHELTEADANEIYVLLSKNGINAKKEKAEGGNEVRFTIVVPKGDAAQAAELLKRNSLPRPVEKGLSHFAKGSMVPTATEERAMLLKAMAGEVSNALNQIDGVLEARAIVMVPENNDLSQPENKPMPSASVFIKYRTVEGGKPPVTVDAVKQFVASSVSELKPEAVTVLMTEAMAPTAETTETNRLQDVLGVRMTAASASTFKMILGGAFALILAMMGVTAWTFMRGGSGGGAPAAAARPARARGGRTE
- a CDS encoding ATP-dependent helicase HrpB, whose product is MNKAQAAQATQKVDSVRQVETVNKAEKANLNKVSGAAQQPATAKGAEPVDAKAEASKTTKSGGMVSDLVSGLEKGQVSMDKLIKEASSGKNMSNAELLGLQASMYKYSQELDLTSKVVEKATSGLKDVVKTQV
- a CDS encoding sigma-70 family RNA polymerase sigma factor, coding for MPLGEDRKVILEKYGPYVRSLAATVRKQFNAQLELDELLAYGQIGLLEAAERFDPKVGANFLTFAHYRIKGAIFDGLRKMGVLRGADARTAYQGERATAYLGNLADREQGASNRGASFDDDIGDISDAVAGLAAVFAAGAEGAEAAGYVDESLPADQRLEMEQLKNRVRSAIEKLPEKERKLLQGYYFQGRTLEEAGAEIGQSKSWASRLHARAIDRLKELLNEEEELPPPSTDARRVSHGGSDERHLRGTGSAAKAAGPGRAADAEDGRVEVRRSSR
- a CDS encoding tetratricopeptide repeat protein, with amino-acid sequence MAETPSEIANSLVPLARQPAMVLLESGYLWLDMGHFDKAKEVFVGAAALMPKSEVPQIGLGAVEFAQGKHDKALAAYRVAQRLAPLSSLPRAHAGEALLFMGKVPEALKELKAAIDLEPESDGAKLAQALIQAKEAGALPPPKK
- a CDS encoding flavin monoamine oxidase family protein translates to MVHEADVIILGAGAAGLAAAERLMGKGLRVIVLEARDRVGGRVATIRDTVADVPLELGAEFVHGKPAALLRRIRRAGLTVSPCNDTHALLWRGKLDDGEESFAFQEPLRSAKAPDRPMAEWVAEQARLHQWPPVVSAMARSYVRGFYAADPDVASTLAISRMERTAEASGGTTPSRVLEGYDRVLHAMAAKLLAKPGTLFLNAVAEEVRWKPGSVRVRARTRQGTPLGTFQGGHVVVTLPVGVLQAKPPAPGAVRFVPRVRAHERAWNRLAMGALVKILLRFRTPFWREQEATARFGFFHAPAAPFSTWWTLAPHRRTRHLVGWSGGPSAAALSGSSDTVVLRRALQGLSQLFHRSVQELNEQLEAWHVQDWQGEPYTRGGYAVIPSGAMDAVEALARPVGSTLFFAGEATHVGGDEGTVHGALETGRRAADELLARRS
- a CDS encoding EAL domain-containing protein produces the protein MTLLNGCGRCQTLPEAPDTPGRLFLWPPLGHSLGKLVAHLRDSGGRFQLRTEAQCVVVEMGEGGLRQLSSHLPNVLTAEEVRGTRALFIVGDGEPGMADFPRVDSLQRLTTLHQSGWLMDMLAESRLTTFFQPIVHAQDTSRIFAHEGLLRGRDRDGALVPPNRMFDTAREADLLFQLDLAARTTAIREAVRHQLSTHLFINFTPTAIYDPAFCLRSTVAAIRESGIPESHVVFEIIESDRAANAAHLRSIVDFYRAAGFKVALDDLGAGYSSLNLIHQLRPEFMKLDMELVRGVHADPYKASIVEKLLEIARQLGIQTVAEGIETPEELSWVRRHGVDFVQGYLIARPADAPARATPRITD